In Anabas testudineus chromosome 12, fAnaTes1.2, whole genome shotgun sequence, one genomic interval encodes:
- the tmed8 gene encoding protein TMED8, with protein MERLEPSSELQSRLSSLSFSSFPGITSKQSDNRPLDRLQNTDLSQSFNESKTSMDETKDSGSHSEDNKEAPAEPALGEGGEENNSAGSCQLSAEMKAQMPPLKPPTTWTSTELKELKAKLRTEKDSVVTVYRGDIMTVHVPTVPEAKKVCWEFATDGYDIGFGIYFDWTPVTNRSITVHISESSDDEDEEEELEAPVGNGDVEKGSKAQSNSNLGEILPVYRQDSHLSVHGGNHEFPGEGTYLLKFDNSYSLWRNKTLYYRVYYSA; from the exons ATGGAGAGATTAGAGCCTTCATCAGAGCTCCAGTCACGGCTGTCATCTCTTTCCTTCTCGTCTTTTCCCGGAATAACATCGAAACAGTCCGACAACCGACCGCTGGACAG GCTGCAGAATACAGATCTTTCCCAGAGCTTTAACGAATCCAAAACCAGCATGGATGAAACTAAGGATTCAGGATCGCATTCAGAG GATAATAAAGAGGCCCCTGCTGAGCCGGCCCTGGGGGAAGGAGGCGAGGAGAACAACAGTGCTGGGAGCTGTCAGCTCTCCGCTGAGATGAAAG CCCAGATGCCGCCTCTGAAACCTCCAACAACATGGACATCTACTGAACTGAAGGAGCTGAAGGCAAAGCTTCGAACGGAGAAGGACAGTGTGGTGACAGTGTACCGCGGCGACATCATGACCGTTCACGTTCCCACTGTCCCAGAGGCTAAAAAAGTGTGCTGGGAGTTTGCCACGGATGGTTATGACATTGGCTTTGGCATATATTTTGACTGGACGCCTGTCACGAACCGTTCTATCACGGTGCACATCAGCGAATCAAGTGATGacgaagatgaagaggaggagcttGAAG CACCTGTCGGTAATGGCGATGTTGAGAAGGGCTCCAAAGCACAGTCCAACTCAAACCTGGGTGAAATCTTACCTGTATATCGCCAGGACAGTCACTTGTCCGTCCATGGAGGAAACCACGAATTTCCAGGTGAAGGCACTTACCTGCTGAAGTTTGACAACTCCTACTCACTATGGCGAAATAAAACTCTTTACTACAGGGTTTATTACAGTGCCTGA
- the noxred1 gene encoding NADP-dependent oxidoreductase domain-containing protein 1: MDVVSNLSSFSFGSGLNEDEKKLIYLRARSAGLTFCGCAHAVYLCHHVHSLRCVIKRRTADSHPLATAGDSDLCVGILGMGHMGKQLLLSILEMTPIQPSQIKVSTRRPESVELVETGVECFFDNRRLAAWADVLFLCCLPSHLPKVCADLRSRLSKHCLVYSFISAVAVTRLTELLGHDFIVKPQYSFVACDTADVWLSCSHWTTALRDPLMIKASCPVTLSGGISLGLNWVCAVLYSLLNICTSASVGSSDALSLINSLFKEKWTHSLNLNALHFISSPCASSLHTEEPFPWISLTDAQTKETPLLRFLSSNKSTQQCISAAYESLLETPAKKH; the protein is encoded by the exons ATGGATGTAGTTTCTAATTTGAGCAGTTTCTCTTTTGGGTCTGGATTAAATGAAGATGAGAAAAAGTTAATTTACCTTCGTGCGCGCTCCGCTGGACTGACATTTTGCGGGTGCGCGCACGCTGTCTACTTGTGCCATCACGTCCACTCACTGAG ATGTGTCATCAAAAGGCGCACTGCGGATTCACACCCACTGGCTACAGCAGGAGACAGTGACCTCTGTGTGGGGATACTTGGGATGGGTCACATgggaaaacagctgctgctctccatCCTCGAAATGACTCCCATCCAACCATCACAAATTAAAGTCTCCACCAGAAGACCAGAATCAG TGGAACTTGTGGAGACGGGTGTCGAGTGTTTCTTTGACAATCGCAGACTGGCAGCGTGGGCAGACGTGCTGTTCCTCTGCTGTCTGCCCTCTCACCTTCCCAAAGTCTGCGCTGATCTCCGCTCTCGCTTGTCAAAACACTGTCTCGTGTACAGCTTCATCTCTGCTGTGGCCGTCACCAG ATTGACTGAACTTCTTGGGCACGACTTCATTGTAAAACCACAGTACAGCTTTGTGGCTTGTGACACTGCAGATGTGTGGCTGTCCTGCTCTCACTGGACCACAGCTTTGAGAGATCCTTTAATGATAAAGGCATCATGTCCTGTTACGCTCAGTG GTGGCATTTCTCTGGGTCTGAACTGGGTGTGTGCAGTGTTGTACAGCCTGCTTAATATCTGCACCTCTGCCAGTGTGGGGTCCAGCGATGCCTTGTCTCTCATCAACAGCCTCTTCAAAGAGAAATGGACACACAGCTTGAATTTAAATGCTCTACATTTCATCAGTTCACCATGTGCCTCTTCACTTCATACAGAGGA GCCTTTCCCCTGGATTTCTCTGACTGATGCCCAGACCAAAGAGACTCCACTGCTGCGCTTTCTATCGAGCAATAAATCTACGCAACAGTGCATCTCTGCAGCATACGAATCACTGCTGGAGACACCAGCGAAAAAACACtga